A single genomic interval of Oryzomonas sagensis harbors:
- a CDS encoding ADP-ribosylglycohydrolase family protein produces the protein MDNNEKINRVAGSLIGFACGDACGALVEFMTPGEIRRKYGRVVDMLPGGWIKGRLAGECTDDTQMALCVARSLVSTCGEPDYKDMSDRLLEWLDSKPKDVGSACRRGLEACRKTGSLCNGDDTTLGNGGLLRVLPFALAGRTWQEAMAHVELTHCTSLQARAVQSYVLALQAALAGGDKRDIGMEIRGIGIRPVGVKNNRGDVKNSLSSALNWFFTTNTFEDCITQAVNAGHDADSVAALSGGLAGAYYSIEAIPQQWRDALDRGVHDELMLLARPLAALFV, from the coding sequence ATGGACAATAACGAAAAAATAAACAGGGTCGCCGGTAGCCTAATCGGGTTCGCCTGCGGTGACGCCTGCGGGGCACTTGTGGAATTCATGACACCCGGAGAGATCAGAAGAAAATATGGTAGGGTTGTTGACATGCTCCCTGGCGGCTGGATCAAGGGCCGATTGGCTGGGGAGTGTACCGACGATACCCAAATGGCTCTTTGTGTCGCCCGGTCTCTGGTGTCAACGTGTGGGGAGCCGGACTACAAGGATATGTCCGACCGCCTCCTTGAATGGCTTGACTCAAAGCCGAAAGACGTGGGTAGCGCCTGCCGTAGAGGTTTGGAGGCATGCCGAAAGACAGGCAGCCTCTGTAATGGGGATGATACCACGCTTGGCAACGGTGGCCTTCTCCGTGTTCTTCCTTTCGCACTGGCTGGTAGAACATGGCAGGAGGCCATGGCGCACGTAGAGCTTACCCATTGCACCTCCCTACAGGCAAGGGCGGTCCAGTCGTATGTTTTGGCATTGCAGGCGGCGTTGGCTGGCGGAGATAAACGTGATATTGGTATGGAGATAAGAGGGATCGGAATCAGGCCCGTTGGGGTGAAGAACAACCGGGGGGATGTGAAAAACTCTCTTTCCTCTGCGCTGAATTGGTTCTTTACAACCAACACCTTTGAGGACTGCATTACTCAGGCGGTGAACGCTGGGCATGATGCGGATAGCGTGGCGGCCCTTTCTGGTGGCCTTGCTGGCGCGTATTATTCGATTGAAGCTATCCCGCAACAGTGGCGTGATGCCCTGGATAGGGGGGTACACGATGAGTTGATGCTACTGGCTAGGCCGCTTGCCGCTTTGTTTGTATGA
- a CDS encoding ADP-ribosylglycohydrolase family protein — MKRPILEAFKLGDRVGTPWESNGAALSDHTYDEIMNRAGHYPDGTDESDIVDCWCRFIADYNFTTINSLLLDWCLIHYAGHRATSYGQTWQDHFSLMKSLIKKGPVDLDTIQAIAQDRNSFGNGCLALVYPVHCYARTIEVDSQKLVEAFTRLTHTHTLAIEAVGLIHRVIAAAESRLDAFAGLDFIELTPEQFIEKYPNNVMVLDTLRYALYCV; from the coding sequence ATGAAACGTCCTATTCTTGAGGCTTTTAAACTTGGCGACAGGGTTGGCACTCCATGGGAAAGTAACGGGGCTGCCCTGAGTGACCACACCTATGACGAAATTATGAACCGGGCTGGCCACTACCCGGATGGCACCGACGAAAGCGACATAGTTGATTGCTGGTGCCGTTTCATCGCAGACTACAACTTTACCACCATCAACAGCCTGCTACTCGACTGGTGTTTAATCCACTATGCCGGGCACCGGGCCACAAGTTACGGCCAGACGTGGCAGGACCATTTTTCCCTGATGAAGTCCCTCATAAAAAAGGGTCCCGTCGATCTCGACACTATCCAGGCCATTGCCCAGGATCGCAACTCCTTCGGCAACGGGTGCCTCGCCCTGGTGTACCCTGTCCACTGCTACGCCCGAACGATTGAAGTTGACAGCCAGAAGCTGGTTGAAGCCTTCACCCGCCTTACTCACACCCACACGTTGGCTATAGAGGCAGTCGGATTGATCCATCGGGTCATAGCTGCCGCCGAGAGCAGGCTTGATGCTTTTGCCGGGCTTGACTTCATTGAGTTGACGCCGGAACAGTTCATTGAAAAGTACCCGAACAATGTCATGGTGTTAGATACGCTACGGTATGCCCTGTACTGTGTT